The Lycium barbarum isolate Lr01 chromosome 12, ASM1917538v2, whole genome shotgun sequence genome includes a region encoding these proteins:
- the LOC132622481 gene encoding cysteine protease XCP2-like isoform X3, with amino-acid sequence MGNKQETYLLLFLFLILAALSSQVYCFSSDFSIIDRPNEFISDGRVSQLFQEWKQKHGKVYKDEKEEEMRLEKFRRNVEYIVEKNSKRKSPSDHLVGLTNFADMSNEEFREVHASKIKIPFNKRQIIQMKNVETNPTPISCDAPPSKDWRKHGAVTEVKNQYLCGACWAFSACGAMEGINAIVTGELISLSVQQIVNCDNSSNTGCYGGYMDPAFEWVINNGGVNSESDYPYTVSQDACNITKVNHKVVTIDGYRDVQPDETALLCAVAQQPVSVGIDATSADFQLYRGGIYDGSCSSSPDDLSHGVLIVGYGSEGDDDYWIIKNSWGTSWGMEGYGYIRRKSDLPYGVCGINSMASYPTKELYSAPFPFSSPDLPPPSTPFPYPFPDFPPPSTPFPYPFPDFPPPSTPFPDYPPPSTPFPFPSPDLPPPSAPSPYPFPDFPPPLPPSTLPPPPPSTPSPYPSPDFPPPFPFPFPDLPPPPPPSTPPLPPPSTPFPYPFPDFPPPFPPSPPPPPPPSTPFPYPSPDFPPPPQPFPPPPYAPSPPPPHPRSPPPPPHSRAQKCAPRALTLIFVILKVFLL; translated from the exons ATGGGAAATAAACAAGAAACCTATcttctccttttccttttcctgatcTTAGCTGCTTTATCATCTCAAGTTTATTGTTTCTCTAGTGATTTCTCAATAATAGATAGACCAAATGAGTTCATATCAGATGGAAGAGTTTCCCAACTGTTCCAAGAATGGAAACAGAAGCATGGGAAAGTTTACAAGGATGAGAAAGAGGAGGAAATGAGGTTGGAGAAGTTTAGAAGGAATGTGGAGTATATAGTGGAAAAGAACTCAAAGAGGAAGTCACCTTCAGACCATTTGGTTGGTCTGACCAATTTTGCTGATATGAGCAATGAGGAGTTCAGGGAAGTTCATGCTTCAAAGATAAAGATACCCTTTAACAAGAGACAGATTATTCAGATGAAGAATGTGGAAACAAATCCAACTCCAATTTCTTGTGATGCTCCTCCTTCAAAGGATTGGAGGAAACATGGGGCTGTCACTGAGGTCAAGAACCAATACCTATGTG GAGCTTGCTGGGCATTTTCAGCATGTGGAGCCATGGAGGGAATAAATGCAATAGTTACTGGTGAACTTATTAGCCTTTCTGTCCAACAAATTGTCAATTGTGATAATTCAAGCAATACCGGCTGTTATGGTGGGTATATGGACCCTGCTTTTGAGTGGGTGATCAATAATGGTGGCGTCAATTCAGAATCTGATTATCCATACACAGTCTCTCAAGACGCATGCAATATCACCAAG GTGAACCATAAGGTTGTAACAATTGATGGATACCGAGATGTTCAACCGGACGAAACTGCCCTTCTTTGTGCTGTTGCTCAACAACCTGTCAGTGTGGGCATCGATGCAACGAGTGCTGATTTTCAACTATATAGAGGG GGAATCTATGATGGAAGTTGCTCTAGTAGTCCAGATGACTTAAGCCATGGAGTACTGATAGTAGGATATGGTTCTGAAGGAGATGATGACTACTGGATAATCAAGAATTCATGGGGTACATCATGGGGAATGGAGGGGTATGGATATATAAGAAGAAAGAGTGATTTGCCATATGGTGTTTGTGGCATTAATTCCATGGCTTCTTATCCGACGAAGGAGCTGTATTCTGCACCATTTCCTTTTTCGTCTCCAGACCTTCCACCACCTTCCACACCATTTCCTTATCCGTTTCCAGACTTTCCACCACCTTCCACACCATTTCCTTATCCGTTTCCAGACTTTCCACCACCTTCCACACCGTTTCCAGACTATCCACCACCTTCCACACCATTTCCTTTTCCGTCTCCAGACCTTCCACCACCTTCCGCACCATCTCCTTATCCGTTTCCAGACTTTCCACCACCTCTTCCACCATCCACACTGCCCCCTCCACCACCTTCCACACCATCTCCTTATCCGTCTCCAGACTTTCCACCAC CATTTCCTTTTCCGTTTCCAGACCTTCCACCACCTCCTCCACCATCCACACCGCCCCTTCCACCACCTTCCACACCATTTCCTTATCCGTTTCCAGACTTTCCACCACCTTTTCCACCATCCCCTCCGCCCCCTCCACCACCTTCTACGCCATTTCCTTATCCGTCTCCAGACTTTCCACCACCTCCTCAACCATTCCCTCCACCACCTTATGCACCATCTCCCCCTCCACCTCACCCACGATCCCCTCCGCCCCCTCCACATTCCCGAGCGCAAAAGTGTGCGCCCCGGGCGTTAACTTTGATTTTTGTTATTTTAAAAGTGTTTTTGCTATAg
- the LOC132622481 gene encoding cysteine protease XCP2-like isoform X1: MGNKQETYLLLFLFLILAALSSQVYCFSSDFSIIDRPNEFISDGRVSQLFQEWKQKHGKVYKDEKEEEMRLEKFRRNVEYIVEKNSKRKSPSDHLVGLTNFADMSNEEFREVHASKIKIPFNKRQIIQMKNVETNPTPISCDAPPSKDWRKHGAVTEVKNQYLCGACWAFSACGAMEGINAIVTGELISLSVQQIVNCDNSSNTGCYGGYMDPAFEWVINNGGVNSESDYPYTVSQDACNITKVNHKVVTIDGYRDVQPDETALLCAVAQQPVSVGIDATSADFQLYRGGIYDGSCSSSPDDLSHGVLIVGYGSEGDDDYWIIKNSWGTSWGMEGYGYIRRKSDLPYGVCGINSMASYPTKELYSAPFPFSSPDLPPPSTPFPYPFPDFPPPSTPFPYPFPDFPPPSTPFPDYPPPSTPFPFPSPDLPPPSAPSPYPFPDFPPPLPPSTLPPPPPSTPSPYPSPDFPPPLPPFTLPPPPPSTPFPFPSPDLPPPLPPFTLPPPPPSTPFPFPFPDLPPPPPPSTPPLPPPSTPFPYPFPDFPPPFPPSPPPPPPPSTPFPYPSPDFPPPPQPFPPPPYAPSPPPPHPRSPPPPPHSRAQKCAPRALTLIFVILKVFLL; this comes from the exons ATGGGAAATAAACAAGAAACCTATcttctccttttccttttcctgatcTTAGCTGCTTTATCATCTCAAGTTTATTGTTTCTCTAGTGATTTCTCAATAATAGATAGACCAAATGAGTTCATATCAGATGGAAGAGTTTCCCAACTGTTCCAAGAATGGAAACAGAAGCATGGGAAAGTTTACAAGGATGAGAAAGAGGAGGAAATGAGGTTGGAGAAGTTTAGAAGGAATGTGGAGTATATAGTGGAAAAGAACTCAAAGAGGAAGTCACCTTCAGACCATTTGGTTGGTCTGACCAATTTTGCTGATATGAGCAATGAGGAGTTCAGGGAAGTTCATGCTTCAAAGATAAAGATACCCTTTAACAAGAGACAGATTATTCAGATGAAGAATGTGGAAACAAATCCAACTCCAATTTCTTGTGATGCTCCTCCTTCAAAGGATTGGAGGAAACATGGGGCTGTCACTGAGGTCAAGAACCAATACCTATGTG GAGCTTGCTGGGCATTTTCAGCATGTGGAGCCATGGAGGGAATAAATGCAATAGTTACTGGTGAACTTATTAGCCTTTCTGTCCAACAAATTGTCAATTGTGATAATTCAAGCAATACCGGCTGTTATGGTGGGTATATGGACCCTGCTTTTGAGTGGGTGATCAATAATGGTGGCGTCAATTCAGAATCTGATTATCCATACACAGTCTCTCAAGACGCATGCAATATCACCAAG GTGAACCATAAGGTTGTAACAATTGATGGATACCGAGATGTTCAACCGGACGAAACTGCCCTTCTTTGTGCTGTTGCTCAACAACCTGTCAGTGTGGGCATCGATGCAACGAGTGCTGATTTTCAACTATATAGAGGG GGAATCTATGATGGAAGTTGCTCTAGTAGTCCAGATGACTTAAGCCATGGAGTACTGATAGTAGGATATGGTTCTGAAGGAGATGATGACTACTGGATAATCAAGAATTCATGGGGTACATCATGGGGAATGGAGGGGTATGGATATATAAGAAGAAAGAGTGATTTGCCATATGGTGTTTGTGGCATTAATTCCATGGCTTCTTATCCGACGAAGGAGCTGTATTCTGCACCATTTCCTTTTTCGTCTCCAGACCTTCCACCACCTTCCACACCATTTCCTTATCCGTTTCCAGACTTTCCACCACCTTCCACACCATTTCCTTATCCGTTTCCAGACTTTCCACCACCTTCCACACCGTTTCCAGACTATCCACCACCTTCCACACCATTTCCTTTTCCGTCTCCAGACCTTCCACCACCTTCCGCACCATCTCCTTATCCGTTTCCAGACTTTCCACCACCTCTTCCACCATCCACACTGCCCCCTCCACCACCTTCCACACCATCTCCTTATCCGTCTCCAGACTTTCCACCACCTCTTCCACCTTTCACACTGCCCCCTCCACCACCTTCCACACCATTTCCTTTTCCTTCTCCAGACCTTCCACCACCTCTTCCACCTTTCACACTGCCCCCTCCACCACCTTCCACACCATTTCCTTTTCCGTTTCCAGACCTTCCACCACCTCCTCCACCATCCACACCGCCCCTTCCACCACCTTCCACACCATTTCCTTATCCGTTTCCAGACTTTCCACCACCTTTTCCACCATCCCCTCCGCCCCCTCCACCACCTTCTACGCCATTTCCTTATCCGTCTCCAGACTTTCCACCACCTCCTCAACCATTCCCTCCACCACCTTATGCACCATCTCCCCCTCCACCTCACCCACGATCCCCTCCGCCCCCTCCACATTCCCGAGCGCAAAAGTGTGCGCCCCGGGCGTTAACTTTGATTTTTGTTATTTTAAAAGTGTTTTTGCTATAg
- the LOC132622481 gene encoding cysteine protease XCP2-like isoform X2 produces MGNKQETYLLLFLFLILAALSSQVYCFSSDFSIIDRPNEFISDGRVSQLFQEWKQKHGKVYKDEKEEEMRLEKFRRNVEYIVEKNSKRKSPSDHLVGLTNFADMSNEEFREVHASKIKIPFNKRQIIQMKNVETNPTPISCDAPPSKDWRKHGAVTEVKNQYLCGACWAFSACGAMEGINAIVTGELISLSVQQIVNCDNSSNTGCYGGYMDPAFEWVINNGGVNSESDYPYTVSQDACNITKVNHKVVTIDGYRDVQPDETALLCAVAQQPVSVGIDATSADFQLYRGGIYDGSCSSSPDDLSHGVLIVGYGSEGDDDYWIIKNSWGTSWGMEGYGYIRRKSDLPYGVCGINSMASYPTKELYSAPFPFSSPDLPPPSTPFPYPFPDFPPPSTPFPYPFPDFPPPSTPFPFPSPDLPPPSAPSPYPFPDFPPPLPPSTLPPPPPSTPSPYPSPDFPPPLPPFTLPPPPPSTPFPFPSPDLPPPLPPFTLPPPPPSTPFPFPFPDLPPPPPPSTPPLPPPSTPFPYPFPDFPPPFPPSPPPPPPPSTPFPYPSPDFPPPPQPFPPPPYAPSPPPPHPRSPPPPPHSRAQKCAPRALTLIFVILKVFLL; encoded by the exons ATGGGAAATAAACAAGAAACCTATcttctccttttccttttcctgatcTTAGCTGCTTTATCATCTCAAGTTTATTGTTTCTCTAGTGATTTCTCAATAATAGATAGACCAAATGAGTTCATATCAGATGGAAGAGTTTCCCAACTGTTCCAAGAATGGAAACAGAAGCATGGGAAAGTTTACAAGGATGAGAAAGAGGAGGAAATGAGGTTGGAGAAGTTTAGAAGGAATGTGGAGTATATAGTGGAAAAGAACTCAAAGAGGAAGTCACCTTCAGACCATTTGGTTGGTCTGACCAATTTTGCTGATATGAGCAATGAGGAGTTCAGGGAAGTTCATGCTTCAAAGATAAAGATACCCTTTAACAAGAGACAGATTATTCAGATGAAGAATGTGGAAACAAATCCAACTCCAATTTCTTGTGATGCTCCTCCTTCAAAGGATTGGAGGAAACATGGGGCTGTCACTGAGGTCAAGAACCAATACCTATGTG GAGCTTGCTGGGCATTTTCAGCATGTGGAGCCATGGAGGGAATAAATGCAATAGTTACTGGTGAACTTATTAGCCTTTCTGTCCAACAAATTGTCAATTGTGATAATTCAAGCAATACCGGCTGTTATGGTGGGTATATGGACCCTGCTTTTGAGTGGGTGATCAATAATGGTGGCGTCAATTCAGAATCTGATTATCCATACACAGTCTCTCAAGACGCATGCAATATCACCAAG GTGAACCATAAGGTTGTAACAATTGATGGATACCGAGATGTTCAACCGGACGAAACTGCCCTTCTTTGTGCTGTTGCTCAACAACCTGTCAGTGTGGGCATCGATGCAACGAGTGCTGATTTTCAACTATATAGAGGG GGAATCTATGATGGAAGTTGCTCTAGTAGTCCAGATGACTTAAGCCATGGAGTACTGATAGTAGGATATGGTTCTGAAGGAGATGATGACTACTGGATAATCAAGAATTCATGGGGTACATCATGGGGAATGGAGGGGTATGGATATATAAGAAGAAAGAGTGATTTGCCATATGGTGTTTGTGGCATTAATTCCATGGCTTCTTATCCGACGAAGGAGCTGTATTCTGCACCATTTCCTTTTTCGTCTCCAGACCTTCCACCACCTTCCACACCATTTCCTTATCCGTTTCCAGACTTTCCACCACCTTCCACACCATTTCCTTATCCGTTTCCAGACTTTCCACCAC CTTCCACACCATTTCCTTTTCCGTCTCCAGACCTTCCACCACCTTCCGCACCATCTCCTTATCCGTTTCCAGACTTTCCACCACCTCTTCCACCATCCACACTGCCCCCTCCACCACCTTCCACACCATCTCCTTATCCGTCTCCAGACTTTCCACCACCTCTTCCACCTTTCACACTGCCCCCTCCACCACCTTCCACACCATTTCCTTTTCCTTCTCCAGACCTTCCACCACCTCTTCCACCTTTCACACTGCCCCCTCCACCACCTTCCACACCATTTCCTTTTCCGTTTCCAGACCTTCCACCACCTCCTCCACCATCCACACCGCCCCTTCCACCACCTTCCACACCATTTCCTTATCCGTTTCCAGACTTTCCACCACCTTTTCCACCATCCCCTCCGCCCCCTCCACCACCTTCTACGCCATTTCCTTATCCGTCTCCAGACTTTCCACCACCTCCTCAACCATTCCCTCCACCACCTTATGCACCATCTCCCCCTCCACCTCACCCACGATCCCCTCCGCCCCCTCCACATTCCCGAGCGCAAAAGTGTGCGCCCCGGGCGTTAACTTTGATTTTTGTTATTTTAAAAGTGTTTTTGCTATAg